Proteins encoded within one genomic window of Deinococcus hopiensis KR-140:
- a CDS encoding HAMP domain-containing sensor histidine kinase, producing the protein MKFSWPPVRRGPSLALTLLASMLLVVALSVGLTFLFSNFAVRREVARLPPEVQAYLRARQEAERRGEPLPQPPPPPSRAHSERAAEAEAAMAQARRIAERRKGSGRFPVMLSSRTQSFVRDVQRSLVHGGLVAAALAALLSLLIARRVSQPLSAVAQAANQLARGNLDSRAPVLPGDREVADLARTFNEMADNLQILERERQQAVADIAHELRTPISIMQGRLDALEDGVYPLDTRQIKLLSTQTQHLTHLVGDLRTLTLADAGRLVLNLQPTDLTALADKVVCDLTDRAAARGVTLHLEGSPAPLQADPERLRQVTLNLVENALIHSRSRVNIGVECKSGLVRLHVDDDGPGIPPASREAVFTRFTRLDESRSRHTGGSGLGLAIVRALAGAHGGDTTAGLSPLGGARLTVTLPIRR; encoded by the coding sequence TTGAAATTTTCATGGCCCCCGGTGCGCCGCGGCCCCAGCCTGGCCCTGACGCTGCTGGCGTCCATGCTGCTGGTGGTGGCGCTGTCGGTGGGTCTGACGTTCCTGTTCTCGAACTTCGCGGTGCGGCGGGAAGTGGCGCGGTTGCCTCCCGAGGTGCAGGCCTACCTGCGCGCCCGTCAGGAAGCCGAGCGCCGGGGAGAGCCCCTGCCTCAGCCCCCACCTCCGCCCAGCCGCGCCCACAGTGAACGGGCGGCGGAAGCGGAGGCTGCCATGGCCCAGGCGCGCCGCATCGCCGAGCGGCGCAAGGGAAGCGGGCGCTTTCCCGTGATGCTTAGCTCCCGTACCCAGAGCTTTGTGCGGGATGTGCAGCGCAGCCTGGTGCACGGCGGGCTGGTGGCGGCCGCACTGGCCGCCCTGCTCAGCCTGCTGATCGCCAGGCGGGTCTCGCAACCGCTGAGTGCCGTGGCGCAGGCCGCGAACCAACTCGCTCGGGGGAATCTGGACTCCCGCGCTCCCGTGCTGCCCGGGGACCGCGAGGTGGCCGACCTGGCGCGAACCTTCAACGAGATGGCCGACAACCTGCAGATCTTGGAGCGAGAACGGCAACAGGCGGTGGCGGACATCGCGCATGAGCTGCGCACACCCATTTCCATAATGCAGGGGCGGCTTGACGCCCTCGAAGACGGCGTATACCCGCTGGATACCCGGCAGATCAAACTCCTGAGCACCCAAACGCAGCACCTGACCCACCTGGTGGGCGACCTCCGGACCCTCACGCTCGCCGATGCGGGCCGTCTGGTGCTGAACCTGCAGCCCACGGATCTGACGGCACTGGCAGACAAAGTCGTCTGCGACCTGACTGACCGCGCTGCTGCGCGCGGCGTCACCCTGCACCTGGAAGGTTCCCCTGCTCCCCTGCAAGCGGACCCGGAACGACTCCGTCAGGTCACGCTCAACCTCGTGGAAAATGCCCTGATCCATTCTCGTAGCCGAGTGAACATTGGAGTGGAATGCAAGAGCGGATTGGTGCGGCTGCATGTCGACGACGACGGCCCCGGGATTCCTCCAGCCAGCCGCGAGGCGGTATTTACCCGCTTCACCCGTCTGGACGAAAGCCGCTCGCGTCACACCGGAGGCAGCGGCCTGGGCCTGGCGATTGTCCGCGCCCTCGCGGGAGCACACGGGGGCGACACCACGGCAGGCCTCAGTCCCCTGGGTGGTGCACGCCTCACCGTCACCCTCCCAATAAGGAGGTGA
- a CDS encoding response regulator — MSALILIVEDEPQLAEVLEAYAQQEGYRTERAGDGNVALTAFRASRPDLILLDVMLPGRSGLEVLKIVRGEGATPVILVTAHAEETDQIVGLELGADDYVVKPFRPREVMARVKAVLRRTITALQDTGPLLRVGPLEVDRRAVEVRVGGQPLALTPAEFRLLAHMAEAPGRAFTREDLLAAALPDSDALERVVDAHLASVRRKLDGCGAGGLLRTVRGVGYRLETQP, encoded by the coding sequence ATGAGTGCCCTGATCCTGATTGTGGAGGACGAGCCGCAGCTCGCGGAGGTGTTGGAAGCCTATGCACAGCAGGAGGGCTACCGCACTGAACGGGCTGGAGACGGCAACGTCGCCCTCACCGCCTTTCGGGCGAGCCGACCGGACCTGATCCTGCTGGACGTGATGCTGCCGGGCCGCAGTGGTCTGGAGGTGCTGAAGATTGTGCGGGGCGAGGGCGCCACGCCCGTGATTCTGGTCACCGCCCACGCCGAGGAAACCGACCAGATCGTGGGCCTGGAACTGGGAGCGGACGACTACGTGGTGAAGCCCTTCCGGCCCCGCGAGGTGATGGCCCGGGTCAAGGCGGTGCTTCGCCGGACCATCACGGCCTTGCAGGACACGGGACCGCTCCTCCGGGTCGGGCCACTGGAAGTCGACCGCCGGGCGGTGGAGGTCCGGGTGGGTGGGCAGCCGTTGGCCCTGACGCCCGCGGAATTTCGCCTGCTTGCCCATATGGCAGAAGCCCCAGGACGGGCGTTCACTCGAGAGGACCTCTTGGCGGCCGCTTTGCCAGACAGCGACGCGTTGGAGCGGGTGGTGGACGCACACCTCGCCAGCGTGCGGCGCAAGCTCGACGGGTGTGGAGCCGGAGGGCTGCTGCGAACCGTTCGGGGCGTGGGATACCGGCTGGAGACGCAACCTTGA
- a CDS encoding TolC family protein — translation MRVASPPPVRWPRVLALSVGLPLSGAALAQPPRDLTLEAALAQLAQAPSVTQAQLSVVTAEQNLRAARSALGLTVSVTGNASYAGANLATDGTETASTLNGNVGVNVSLGLLPWSSSQAGLRSAERNLALARARSSETQGTARLNAVQQYLAGVVATQDVALADRTLALRQRQLAVEQAQLENGNATAQSVLSAQANVQAAQGAQLQAAANLDAARRSLGAALGQDLSLVSFSSLPEGAFTLPDVSALVTQARMRRREVLEAQNALASAQEALETQRRDATLPDVTASVRYGPGTGGLQASLNLKQGTVGAAYTLPVGTSGSTVNRLTASLSGSYVIYSPSVKAQVSAAEATVTQAQLSLSTAQQNVELDVRTRYSALQASLIAIQSRETQVQVAQAGLDAARTRLEAGTGTADDVTAAELNLLQAQRDVLSARATAQTTLIQLQNAAGGPA, via the coding sequence ATGCGAGTTGCCTCCCCTCCCCCCGTCCGCTGGCCGCGCGTCTTGGCGCTGAGCGTTGGCCTTCCCCTGAGCGGAGCGGCTCTCGCCCAGCCCCCCCGTGACCTGACCCTCGAAGCCGCCCTCGCTCAGCTGGCTCAGGCCCCCAGCGTGACCCAGGCCCAACTGAGCGTCGTGACCGCCGAACAAAACCTCAGGGCGGCCCGCAGCGCCCTGGGCCTGACGGTCAGTGTGACGGGCAACGCAAGCTACGCGGGCGCCAACCTGGCTACGGACGGCACCGAAACGGCGTCCACACTGAATGGCAACGTGGGTGTCAACGTTTCGCTGGGGTTGTTGCCCTGGTCCAGCAGCCAGGCAGGGCTGCGCAGCGCCGAGCGCAATCTGGCGCTGGCGCGCGCTCGGTCCAGTGAGACACAGGGCACAGCCCGCCTGAACGCCGTTCAGCAGTACCTCGCTGGTGTGGTGGCCACCCAGGACGTGGCCCTCGCCGACCGAACCCTCGCCCTGCGGCAACGCCAGCTTGCCGTCGAGCAGGCGCAGCTGGAGAACGGCAATGCCACCGCCCAGAGCGTGCTCAGCGCCCAAGCGAACGTGCAGGCGGCCCAGGGCGCACAACTCCAGGCCGCTGCCAACCTGGACGCCGCCCGGCGCAGCCTGGGTGCAGCCCTGGGCCAGGACCTCAGCCTGGTGAGCTTCAGCAGCCTGCCCGAGGGGGCCTTCACCCTGCCGGATGTATCCGCGCTCGTCACCCAGGCCCGGATGAGGCGCCGCGAAGTCCTGGAGGCTCAGAACGCCCTCGCCTCAGCGCAGGAAGCCCTGGAGACGCAGCGGCGCGACGCGACCCTGCCCGACGTGACCGCCAGCGTCCGCTACGGTCCAGGCACGGGCGGCCTGCAAGCCAGCCTGAACCTCAAGCAGGGAACCGTCGGCGCCGCCTACACCCTGCCGGTGGGGACGTCCGGCAGCACGGTCAACCGCCTGACGGCCAGCCTCAGCGGAAGTTACGTCATCTACTCGCCGAGCGTGAAAGCGCAGGTTTCGGCGGCCGAGGCGACGGTGACCCAGGCGCAGCTTTCGCTGAGCACCGCTCAGCAGAACGTGGAACTTGACGTGCGGACGCGTTACAGCGCCCTGCAGGCGAGCCTGATCGCCATTCAGAGCCGCGAAACGCAGGTTCAGGTGGCCCAGGCGGGCCTGGACGCGGCCCGCACCCGGCTGGAGGCTGGGACGGGTACTGCCGACGACGTGACAGCCGCCGAACTCAACCTCCTGCAAGCACAGCGCGATGTCCTGAGTGCCCGCGCCACCGCCCAGACCACCCTCATTCAACTGCAAAACGCCGCTGGAGGCCCCGCATGA
- a CDS encoding TolC family protein gives MKTLSPLLLTAALLLSTAGAQGAVSLTQAVTAALTNNSDVKTAQANLQKAQAANKAAQADPSTLAAAKLSARSSEAQAEAQLHGARLSTLQNTITAYTALLEAQENIELQTLQVQVDQKAVQVAQVKLKVQNATALDVQNAQNTLSGSQQNLADARAQVNLASAKLSTLTGLSSGVRASGISSVPKLSTTLAKLQQGLPELSSVISSTNDVAAQQLAVKLADNDFTPARTLSDARTALANAQRSLDSAQKSAGQTLASAYQSAQNSQELLSVAQSREAAAQKTYTQDAARLKSGTISAVELQNSQLALKKAQYARLQAQNNVLEALAALSVAAGQNLTGIGGNL, from the coding sequence ATGAAAACCCTCTCTCCCCTGCTCCTGACCGCTGCCCTGCTGCTTTCCACCGCTGGTGCCCAGGGTGCCGTCAGCCTGACTCAGGCCGTCACCGCTGCGCTGACCAACAACAGTGACGTCAAGACCGCCCAGGCCAACCTGCAAAAAGCCCAGGCGGCCAACAAGGCCGCGCAGGCCGATCCCAGCACCTTGGCGGCCGCCAAACTCTCTGCCCGGAGCAGTGAGGCGCAGGCGGAGGCGCAGCTGCACGGCGCGCGGCTGAGCACCCTCCAAAACACCATTACCGCGTACACCGCGTTGCTCGAAGCGCAGGAGAACATCGAACTCCAGACCCTACAGGTGCAGGTGGATCAGAAGGCGGTGCAGGTCGCGCAGGTCAAGCTCAAGGTGCAGAACGCCACCGCGCTGGACGTGCAAAACGCCCAGAACACCCTCTCCGGCAGCCAGCAGAACCTGGCCGACGCCCGTGCTCAGGTTAACCTGGCCAGCGCCAAGCTCAGCACCTTGACCGGGTTGAGCAGTGGAGTTCGCGCTTCGGGCATCAGTTCCGTCCCCAAGCTGTCCACCACGCTGGCGAAATTGCAGCAGGGTCTGCCGGAACTCAGCAGCGTGATCTCGTCCACGAACGATGTGGCCGCTCAGCAACTCGCGGTGAAGCTGGCGGACAATGACTTCACGCCTGCGCGCACCCTGAGTGATGCCCGCACAGCCCTGGCCAACGCGCAGCGCAGCCTGGACAGCGCTCAGAAAAGCGCAGGTCAGACGCTGGCCAGCGCCTACCAGAGCGCGCAGAACAGTCAGGAGCTTTTGAGCGTCGCCCAGAGCCGCGAAGCCGCCGCTCAGAAGACCTACACCCAGGATGCTGCGCGCTTGAAAAGCGGCACCATTAGCGCCGTCGAGCTGCAAAACAGTCAGTTGGCGCTGAAGAAAGCCCAGTACGCCCGATTGCAGGCGCAGAATAACGTGCTCGAAGCCCTCGCGGCCCTTTCCGTGGCTGCTGGGCAGAACCTGACCGGCATTGGGGGCAACCTATGA
- a CDS encoding efflux RND transporter periplasmic adaptor subunit, with translation MTTPAAAARSSRPGKRRKRWPWVVTSLLLLGGVGGGVYYNRTRTTQTVTETQTVTTQAVRPGTVRISVSGPGTLEANATRTVGADLTATVGQVPAVGERVTKGQLLTTLNSDEVEENVQTAELNLRKAQASLDATRAGQSSSRAGRQSSVTQAQGNVADARQALTEAERTLNAQEQLYAIGAVSGQALNDARNTANKARLTLQSAQASLTAAQTQAETGSSSDAENLRSAQIAVQQAQAALETAQKARTDLKVYAPIGGVVSAVNATEGTVVLSGATLLTIIDDATLNLPVQVDETEIAGVQVGQAAEVTLDAYDGETFEGEVIRVSPGATQSNGISVFTATVSLSNEEGKLRSGMTAEAEIIQSEARGLLVPTGAIETVRSRSYVQVPGEGEGAEPERVRVQTGPSDGTNTVVIEGLEAGQEVMVPGSARNGTSGASGASSTRPSSGFGGVGRRVPGGFGGAP, from the coding sequence ATGACCACGCCTGCTGCGGCCGCCCGGTCTTCCCGCCCCGGGAAGCGCCGCAAGCGCTGGCCCTGGGTCGTGACCAGCCTGCTGCTGCTGGGCGGCGTGGGCGGCGGGGTGTACTACAACCGCACGCGGACCACTCAGACGGTAACCGAAACGCAAACCGTGACCACCCAGGCGGTCCGGCCCGGAACCGTGCGGATCAGCGTCAGCGGTCCTGGTACCCTCGAAGCGAACGCCACCCGGACCGTGGGCGCAGACCTCACGGCCACGGTGGGCCAGGTTCCCGCCGTGGGCGAGCGGGTCACGAAGGGCCAGCTCCTCACCACCCTCAACAGCGACGAGGTGGAAGAAAATGTTCAGACCGCGGAGCTGAATCTCCGCAAGGCACAGGCCAGTCTGGACGCCACGCGCGCGGGCCAGTCTTCCAGCCGGGCCGGGCGGCAGAGCAGCGTGACTCAGGCTCAAGGCAACGTCGCCGATGCTCGCCAGGCGCTCACGGAGGCCGAGCGTACCCTGAACGCGCAGGAGCAGCTCTACGCGATTGGCGCAGTGAGTGGACAGGCCTTGAATGACGCCCGCAATACTGCCAACAAGGCCCGGTTGACCCTTCAGAGCGCCCAAGCCAGCCTCACGGCGGCTCAGACGCAAGCTGAAACCGGAAGCAGCAGCGACGCCGAGAACTTGAGGAGCGCGCAGATTGCCGTGCAGCAAGCTCAGGCAGCCCTGGAGACCGCGCAGAAGGCCCGAACGGACCTCAAGGTGTACGCCCCCATCGGCGGGGTGGTGAGCGCCGTGAACGCGACCGAAGGGACTGTGGTCCTGAGCGGCGCGACGCTGCTGACCATCATCGACGACGCCACCCTCAACCTCCCCGTGCAGGTGGACGAGACCGAGATTGCGGGCGTGCAGGTCGGTCAGGCGGCCGAAGTGACCCTGGATGCCTACGACGGAGAGACGTTCGAAGGCGAAGTGATCCGCGTCTCGCCGGGCGCCACCCAATCCAATGGCATTAGCGTCTTTACGGCCACCGTCAGCTTGAGCAATGAGGAGGGCAAACTGCGCAGCGGCATGACCGCCGAGGCGGAAATTATTCAGAGCGAAGCCAGGGGCCTCCTGGTGCCGACGGGAGCCATCGAAACGGTCCGGTCCCGCAGCTACGTACAAGTGCCTGGCGAGGGTGAGGGAGCGGAACCCGAGCGGGTCCGCGTGCAGACCGGGCCCTCCGACGGCACCAATACCGTCGTGATCGAAGGCCTGGAAGCCGGGCAGGAAGTGATGGTGCCGGGCAGCGCCCGGAACGGGACCTCCGGAGCTTCTGGCGCTTCATCCACTCGCCCGAGCAGTGGTTTCGGCGGTGTGGGTAGGCGCGTGCCTGGGGGTTTCGGAGGAGCGCCGTGA
- a CDS encoding ABC transporter ATP-binding protein yields the protein MTQGPPVAVPVVDIRDVRRVYEQGDVVFEALKGVSVQINQGEMVALMGPSGSGKTTLMQIIGLLDRPSSGTYLLGGQDVTALSENERAEARNIEIGFVFQAFHLLPRLNLLENVEVPLTYAGVPPRERRERALQVLERVGLADKAGNLPSQISGGQKQRVAVARALAGSPRLLLADEPTGNLDTRTSEEVMGLFSELHAEGTTVVLVTHEPDIGAYAERVVRVRDGLIESDTRQIPYRRSADLGAPA from the coding sequence GTGACGCAGGGCCCCCCTGTGGCCGTGCCCGTCGTGGACATTCGCGACGTTCGCCGGGTCTACGAGCAGGGCGACGTGGTCTTCGAGGCCCTGAAGGGCGTCAGCGTACAGATCAATCAGGGCGAGATGGTGGCCCTGATGGGACCTTCGGGCAGCGGCAAGACCACCCTGATGCAGATTATCGGTCTGCTCGACCGCCCCAGTAGCGGGACGTATCTGCTGGGAGGACAGGACGTGACGGCGCTGAGCGAGAACGAGCGCGCGGAGGCCCGCAACATCGAGATCGGGTTTGTCTTCCAGGCGTTTCACCTGTTGCCCCGACTGAACCTGCTGGAGAACGTGGAGGTGCCCCTCACGTACGCTGGGGTGCCGCCCCGCGAACGGCGGGAACGGGCGTTGCAGGTCCTGGAGCGGGTGGGATTGGCGGACAAAGCGGGGAACCTCCCCTCTCAAATCAGCGGTGGGCAGAAGCAGCGGGTCGCGGTCGCCCGCGCCCTGGCCGGCAGTCCACGCCTCCTGCTGGCCGACGAACCCACCGGCAACCTCGACACCCGCACCAGCGAGGAGGTGATGGGCCTGTTTTCCGAACTCCACGCCGAGGGCACCACCGTGGTCCTCGTGACGCACGAGCCGGACATCGGGGCGTACGCCGAGCGGGTGGTCCGCGTGCGGGACGGCCTGATCGAAAGTGATACTCGGCAAATTCCCTACAGGAGAAGCGCAGATCTGGGGGCGCCCGCATGA
- a CDS encoding ABC transporter permease, producing the protein MTVTHSTPSAAATASAPPMRRGGGIGLGGALTIAWRAIVGTPMRSVLTALGVIIGVAAVVALTAIGQGSTAGVTRNLQSLGTNLLTVQSARGGPGGSLVRSGPRQTITVKDAEVLATAFGSRVAGIAPSAQTSVQAKMGSNNTQVSVVGTWPAYESVRNSPVASGSYFTQADVDGRKRVAVIGAQVVTDLFGEDADPVGQKLRLGSVSFTVVGVLPDKGNSGFGNANSQVLIPLSTYLRRFSRTNSARGQPTVSNVYLQASDAKDLTQLQADVTDLLAVRHEQTDPENLDFQVQNQADALESLSSVTTTLTLLVGAIAGISLLVGGIGIMNIMLVSVTERTREIGVRKALGAKPRDILTQFLVEASLLSVGGGVIGLLLGVAAAYAGNAFGIAPVFSLTPMLVAFAFSAVVGVFFGYYPAARAARLDPVDSLRYE; encoded by the coding sequence ATGACGGTCACCCACTCCACCCCTTCCGCAGCCGCCACGGCGAGCGCTCCACCCATGCGCCGGGGAGGCGGCATTGGCCTGGGCGGGGCGCTCACCATCGCCTGGAGAGCCATTGTTGGAACGCCTATGCGCTCGGTCCTGACAGCCCTGGGCGTCATCATCGGCGTGGCGGCTGTCGTCGCCCTCACCGCCATCGGGCAGGGCAGTACCGCGGGCGTGACGCGCAACCTTCAGTCCCTGGGCACCAACCTGCTCACCGTGCAGAGCGCCCGCGGTGGTCCGGGCGGAAGCCTGGTCCGGTCTGGTCCCCGTCAAACCATCACGGTCAAAGATGCCGAGGTGCTTGCGACCGCTTTTGGTTCCCGCGTTGCTGGAATAGCGCCGTCCGCCCAGACCAGCGTTCAGGCGAAGATGGGCAGCAACAACACGCAGGTCTCGGTGGTGGGGACCTGGCCCGCCTATGAGTCGGTCCGGAACAGTCCGGTCGCTTCCGGAAGCTACTTCACCCAGGCCGATGTGGACGGCAGAAAACGGGTGGCCGTGATCGGCGCGCAGGTGGTCACCGACCTGTTTGGCGAGGACGCGGACCCGGTAGGGCAAAAACTGCGGTTGGGGAGCGTGAGCTTCACGGTGGTGGGCGTGTTGCCCGACAAGGGCAACAGCGGCTTTGGCAACGCCAACAGTCAGGTGCTGATTCCCCTCAGTACCTACCTCCGGCGCTTCTCGCGGACCAACAGTGCGCGTGGGCAACCGACCGTGAGCAACGTCTACCTCCAGGCCAGCGACGCCAAGGACCTCACGCAGCTGCAGGCAGACGTGACGGATCTGCTGGCCGTTCGTCACGAACAAACCGACCCCGAGAACCTTGACTTCCAGGTGCAGAACCAGGCCGATGCCCTGGAGAGCCTCAGCAGCGTCACCACCACGTTGACCCTGCTCGTGGGCGCCATCGCGGGCATCAGCCTGCTCGTGGGCGGCATCGGAATCATGAACATCATGCTCGTGTCCGTCACCGAGCGCACCCGCGAGATCGGCGTGCGAAAGGCGCTGGGAGCCAAGCCACGCGACATCCTCACGCAGTTCCTGGTGGAGGCCAGCCTGCTCTCGGTGGGCGGTGGAGTAATCGGCCTGCTGCTGGGCGTAGCCGCCGCCTACGCCGGGAACGCTTTCGGGATTGCCCCCGTCTTCAGCCTCACGCCGATGCTCGTTGCCTTCGCCTTCAGCGCCGTAGTGGGCGTCTTCTTCGGGTACTACCCCGCCGCCCGTGCGGCCCGGCTCGATCCGGTGGACAGCCTCCGCTACGAGTAG
- a CDS encoding DUF1501 domain-containing protein, whose product MPVDRRDFLKYSALAVAATSGMPGFLARAAAQAAAEPASNGRTLVVIQLTGGNDGLNTLVPYTNGAYYAARPNIAIPKKDVLTVTPDLGLHPGLKPLMPLWDSGHLAWMENVGYPNPNRSHFASMAIWHTADPTQAQAEGWIGRVAEKIGDPFCASNIGGTTPQALRAADFSLPSIDTVDGFQVRLPAGLDGVFERLLNAPRQGEADYLSRATRQMVANTQKVQANAARYRPSAKYPEGRFGTNLQDTARLIAAGTGQRVLYVSLGGFDTHAGQRADQDELLATLASGLAAFQADLETQGLADRVIVMGFSEFGRRVAENASAGTDHGQGSVMFALGKGVKGGIHGASPDLENLADGDIRYKQDFRGVYAGALTNWLGLNAHDILNGSFVGPAWVA is encoded by the coding sequence ATGCCTGTGGACCGACGCGACTTCCTGAAATACTCTGCCCTCGCTGTAGCCGCCACGAGCGGAATGCCCGGCTTCCTGGCCCGTGCAGCGGCCCAGGCCGCTGCCGAACCCGCTTCAAATGGCCGAACGCTGGTGGTCATCCAGCTGACCGGAGGCAACGACGGCCTGAATACTTTGGTTCCCTATACCAACGGGGCCTACTACGCAGCACGGCCCAACATTGCCATTCCCAAAAAGGATGTGCTCACCGTCACGCCTGACCTGGGACTGCATCCAGGGCTGAAACCCCTGATGCCGCTCTGGGACAGCGGGCACCTCGCGTGGATGGAGAACGTGGGGTATCCCAATCCTAACCGCAGTCACTTCGCCTCCATGGCGATCTGGCACACCGCTGATCCCACCCAGGCGCAAGCGGAGGGGTGGATTGGGCGCGTGGCTGAGAAGATAGGGGATCCATTTTGCGCGTCGAATATCGGCGGCACTACCCCGCAGGCATTACGGGCCGCCGACTTCAGCCTCCCTTCCATCGACACTGTCGATGGCTTTCAAGTGCGGCTCCCGGCGGGACTGGACGGGGTATTTGAGCGCTTGCTCAACGCCCCCCGTCAGGGTGAGGCCGACTATCTGAGCCGCGCGACCCGGCAGATGGTGGCGAACACCCAGAAGGTGCAGGCGAACGCAGCGAGATACCGTCCAAGTGCGAAATACCCGGAGGGCCGCTTCGGAACCAATCTGCAGGATACGGCGCGGTTGATCGCTGCTGGAACGGGACAGCGGGTCCTGTACGTGTCGCTGGGCGGCTTTGACACCCACGCGGGCCAGCGGGCCGATCAGGACGAGTTGCTCGCGACCCTCGCTTCTGGCCTCGCCGCATTCCAGGCTGACCTGGAGACGCAAGGCCTGGCAGACCGGGTCATAGTGATGGGCTTTTCCGAATTCGGGCGCCGGGTCGCTGAGAATGCCAGCGCAGGCACCGATCACGGGCAAGGCAGCGTTATGTTTGCCCTGGGCAAAGGTGTCAAGGGCGGCATCCACGGTGCCAGTCCCGACCTGGAAAACCTCGCGGACGGGGACATCCGTTACAAGCAGGACTTCCGGGGTGTGTATGCCGGGGCGCTGACGAACTGGTTGGGGCTCAACGCCCACGATATTCTGAACGGCAGCTTCGTGGGGCCAGCGTGGGTGGCGTAA